The following is a genomic window from Lactococcus carnosus.
CTTGACTAGATGAATCGGCAAATAAGCATGGTCGCTACCAATATCGAGTAGTACAGCATCTTGTGGGACAAATTCACCTACCTCTTGTAGGCGAATTGATAATTTTTCATATTTCATTTTGAACTTAGTTTTCCTCCAAAGTGACAATAAGGTAGCACTGGACAAGCCGTACATTTTGGTGCACGTGCTGTGCAATGATAGCGACCAAAAAAGATGAGGCGATGATGGGTAGTTATCCATTCCTCTTCTGGTACGACCTTCATTAACTTTTCTTCAACTTCTGTAACTGTAGCAGACTGTTTGACAAGTTGTAGACGCTTTGAAATCCGCTCAACATGCGTATCAACTGCTATCCCTGGAATACCAAATGCATCACCCAGCACAACATTAGCCGTTTTACGGCCAACACCAGGTAAGGTCTGTAACAAGGCCTTATCTTGCGGAATTTGACCTCCAAAATCTTCTTCTATCATGATTGCAGCTCTGATGATATTTTTAGCCTTACTCCGGTAAAGCCCAATCGTCTTGATTAAACGTTCGACATCAGAAACAGCGGCTTGCGCCAAACTTTTACTATCCGGATAGGCAGCAAATAAGGCTGGTGTCGCTTTATTGACCCCCTTATCTGTTGCCTGAGCTGATAAGATCACGGCAATTAGTAATTGAAATGGCGTATCTGAAGTCAATTCACCATGTGCTTCAGGAAACATGTCTGCTATGATATCAAGCACTTCTGTAAATCTTTTTTTACTCAGCACGATCATACCCCCACATCTTACGTAGACTATCTACAGAATTAAAATAATCTTCTGAAAGTGGGGCACTATCTGACTGCTGACCTCCCTTGATCATCTCACGTTCTTCTCTGTTATCTTCGATGTCACGCGCCGTCACGATGCCATCACTACGCCAATTTCTTAAAATTGCACGGATGTAAGGCAAAGAAACCTTGCGATTTAATGCTGCTTCTCGCAAAGCTTGTAAGATTAAGGTTGCGTCAAATTTATCCTCAGACAACCATTTCTGTAGTTCTTCTATATTAATCGGCGTCAAGCCACCTGGCATCTCTGGTTCAAACGCTGCGATGAGTCGTGAAATATCAGATAGTTCAACGACATCTTCAACCAAACTAGCAGCACCTTCAGAAGCCAAAATCGCATCCAGCTTGGCAAAGGCAGGGCGGGTATCAAACCGCATATCGCCAGTTGTCTCATCGAACTCCGCGTTTAAGACTTCTGCCTCTCCAAGGCGCGTAATCAGCTGGTTAACATCAGATGTTGTCAGATGTAAGCTCGCAGCAATCTGACTGGGTGCAAGCGACTCGTCTCCGTAAAAATACAACCAAACATTAAAACTAGAAAGGCTAGGAAAAATAGCTAAAATATGGGTCAATATTGCTTGTGGTAGCACAATATTTTCTTTAAATTGATCATAATAAGTCATAGCTCTAGTTTAACATATTTCATTTAGTTAGTCTTTAGTATCCTATCAGATAGGTGTAAGAAACAGCACCATAAATGATGATTAATCAGTATTCAGTTTAATAGCTAACCTCATCACCTTCTCTACTTACTTTATGACTTGTTCTTCCTGCTACT
Proteins encoded in this region:
- a CDS encoding DnaD domain-containing protein, which produces MTYYDQFKENIVLPQAILTHILAIFPSLSSFNVWLYFYGDESLAPSQIAASLHLTTSDVNQLITRLGEAEVLNAEFDETTGDMRFDTRPAFAKLDAILASEGAASLVEDVVELSDISRLIAAFEPEMPGGLTPINIEELQKWLSEDKFDATLILQALREAALNRKVSLPYIRAILRNWRSDGIVTARDIEDNREEREMIKGGQQSDSAPLSEDYFNSVDSLRKMWGYDRAE
- the nth gene encoding endonuclease III, with product MLSKKRFTEVLDIIADMFPEAHGELTSDTPFQLLIAVILSAQATDKGVNKATPALFAAYPDSKSLAQAAVSDVERLIKTIGLYRSKAKNIIRAAIMIEEDFGGQIPQDKALLQTLPGVGRKTANVVLGDAFGIPGIAVDTHVERISKRLQLVKQSATVTEVEEKLMKVVPEEEWITTHHRLIFFGRYHCTARAPKCTACPVLPYCHFGGKLSSK